A genomic segment from Centroberyx gerrardi isolate f3 chromosome 22, fCenGer3.hap1.cur.20231027, whole genome shotgun sequence encodes:
- the slc35b3 gene encoding adenosine 3'-phospho 5'-phosphosulfate transporter 2, producing MSAKFGLMGYNSSRKHISISIPSSTEVMSPHIKSVEELRVLGINLSSFSAPTQFFICVAGVFLFYLIYGYLQELIFSVEGFKPFGWYLTLVQFGFYSMFGLVELQLTQDKRRRIPGKTYMIIAFLTVGTMGLSNTSLGYLNYPTQVIFKCCKLIPVMIGGVFIQGKRYNLADVSAALCMSLGLIWFTLADSKVAPTFNVTGVLLISLALCADAAIGNVQEKAMKLHNGSNSEMVLYSYSIGFVYILTGLFCVGGLGPAVAFCSEHPVKTYGYAFFFSLTGYFGISFVLALIKLFGALVAVTVTTGRKAMTIVLSFMFFAKPFTFQYIWGGLLVLFGIFLNVYSKNRDKMKLPSIKDLRSWLLTGKKVRLLSQNV from the exons ATGAGTGCCAAGTTTGGTCTGATGGGCTACAACAGCTCGCGGAAGCACATTTCAATCTCCATCCCCTCGTCCACGGAGGTGATGTCCCCCCACATTAAGTCTGTGGAGGAGCTGAGGGTCCTGGGCATCAACCTGAGCAGCTTCAGTGCCCCCACGCAGTTCTTCATCTGCGTGGCCGGAGTCTTCCTCTTTTACCTCATCTATGGATACCTGCAG GAGCTGATATTTTCTGTGGAAGGTTTCAAGCCTTTTGGTTGGTACCTCACCTTGGTCCAGTTTGGCTTCTACTCCATGTTTGGACTGGTGGAACTGCAGCTCACACAGGACAAACGCAGAAG GATACCGGGGAAGACCTATATGATCATAGCATTTCTGACAGTGGGGACCATGGGCCTGTCCAATACCTCTCTGGGTTACTTGAACTACCCCACACAGGTCATCTTCAAGTGCTGTAAACTCATCCCCGTCATGATCGGAGGAGTGTTCATACAAG gtaAACGCTATAACCTGGCTGATgtgtctgctgctctctgcatGAGCCTGGGACTCATCTGGTTTACACTAGCTGACAGCAAAGTGGCCCCCACCTTCAATGTCACAG gtGTCCTCCTCATCTCCCTGGCACTGTGTGCAGACGCCGCCATTGGAAACGTGCAGGAGAAAGCCATGAAACTCCATAATGGCTCCAACTCTGAAATG GTGCTGTACTCGTACTCCATTGGGTTTGTCTACATACTGACGGGCCTGTTCTGTGTGGGCGGGCTGGGGCCAGCAGTGGCCTTCTGCTCGGAG CATCCAGTGAAGACATACGGTTACgcgttcttcttctctcttacGGGTTATTTTGGCATCTCCTTCGTGCTGGCTTTGATCAAGCTCTTTGGCGCCCTGGTCGCCGTCACAG TGACCACCGGGCGAAAGGCCATGACGATCGTACTTTCCTTCATGTTCTTCGCAAAACCTTTTACTTTTCA GTACATCTGGGGCGGCCTTCTGGTGCTCTTCGGCATCTTCCTGAATGTTTACAGTAAAAACCGAGATAAGATGAAGCTGCCCTCAATCAAGGACCTCAGGAGCTGGCTGCTGACCGGAAAGAAAGTCCGATTGCTATCGCAAAACGTATAG